From a single Leptolyngbya sp. 'hensonii' genomic region:
- a CDS encoding acetyl-CoA C-acyltransferase, with the protein MNNAYIISAVRTAVGKAPRGTLRYTRPDDLGAAAVRGAIAQVPGLVSNQIDDLILGCAMPEAEQGFNLGRVVALRAGLPDSVAGCTVNRLCSSGLQAIAMASQAITAGHADVMVAGGAESMSLIPMGGHHFLPNGELLAEAPETYITMGLTAEKVAEQFQVSRTDQDGFALRSHQKAIAAQTAGRFKDEIVPVKLREIHYSDGERITRETLFEVDEGPRADTSLEALAQLKPVFHAKGTVTAGNSSQMSDGAAASLLVSERMLHQLGVKPLGRLLGFAVAGVAPEIMGIGPVVAIPKVLKQVGLTLQDIGLIELNEAFAAQSLAVIRELGLNEAIVNVNGGAIALGHPLGCSGAKLTATLLHEMNRRGVRYGLVTLCVGGGIGAAGVFESLA; encoded by the coding sequence ATGAATAACGCCTATATCATCAGCGCCGTTCGGACTGCCGTGGGCAAAGCTCCCAGGGGAACGCTGCGCTATACCCGACCCGATGATCTGGGGGCAGCCGCCGTCAGAGGGGCGATCGCCCAAGTGCCGGGACTGGTTTCGAACCAGATCGACGACCTGATTCTGGGTTGTGCCATGCCCGAAGCCGAACAGGGATTTAACCTGGGACGGGTGGTGGCCTTGCGGGCCGGATTACCCGATTCGGTCGCTGGTTGTACCGTGAATCGCCTCTGTTCCTCTGGTTTACAGGCGATCGCCATGGCTTCCCAGGCAATCACAGCAGGCCATGCCGATGTCATGGTCGCCGGTGGAGCCGAATCCATGAGCCTGATTCCCATGGGAGGCCATCACTTCCTGCCCAACGGGGAACTCCTGGCAGAAGCCCCAGAAACCTACATCACCATGGGTCTGACGGCGGAGAAAGTGGCAGAACAGTTCCAGGTATCGCGGACTGATCAGGATGGCTTTGCCCTGCGATCGCACCAGAAAGCGATCGCCGCCCAGACCGCTGGACGGTTCAAGGACGAAATCGTCCCGGTGAAGCTTCGAGAGATCCATTACAGCGATGGTGAACGCATTACCCGAGAAACCCTGTTTGAGGTAGACGAAGGCCCCCGCGCCGATACCAGCCTGGAAGCCCTGGCCCAACTGAAGCCCGTGTTCCATGCCAAAGGCACCGTCACCGCCGGGAACTCCTCCCAGATGTCCGATGGAGCCGCCGCCAGCTTGCTCGTGAGTGAGCGGATGCTGCATCAGTTGGGGGTAAAACCCCTGGGCCGCTTACTGGGCTTTGCCGTCGCTGGGGTGGCCCCGGAAATCATGGGCATTGGTCCCGTGGTTGCCATTCCCAAAGTCCTGAAACAGGTGGGCCTGACCTTGCAGGATATTGGCTTAATTGAATTGAACGAAGCCTTTGCGGCCCAATCCCTGGCAGTGATTCGGGAACTGGGGTTGAACGAAGCGATCGTCAACGTGAATGGAGGTGCGATCGCCCTGGGCCATCCCCTCGGCTGCTCCGGAGCCAAACTCACCGCCACCCTGCTCCACGAAATGAACCGGCGTGGGGTGCGGTACGGTCTGGTCACCCTGTGCGTCGGTGGGGGCATTGGCGCGGCAGGTGTGTTTGAATCTTTGGCCTGA